Proteins encoded together in one Candidatus Xianfuyuplasma coldseepsis window:
- the lepB gene encoding signal peptidase I, translating into MHDEEDMIPTLDEEESIDQIENYTLQTTSARSSLLRRAPFIIGMTVLYFVLRQLDHNFVFNPVNADIFLLLIIVAFVTSIFALSLVVQTKQEELHKKQLYRLFKRTNDVLDFLSVIPTLMVLFTLANMFFISFSPISGSSMEPNYHDNEAVIFTHFNVSYERYDVVILYVEEYQDPYLIKRIIGLPGETVLIDNNEVYIDGELLPQTFIDQDTVKTYCYNSDDIDTCEFTVTDNSYFVLGDNRDGKAVVGEISGYSRDSREFGVVPYEDLFGKVILSFKDYNLLN; encoded by the coding sequence ATGCATGATGAAGAGGATATGATTCCTACATTGGATGAAGAAGAATCAATTGACCAGATTGAAAATTACACATTGCAAACGACGAGCGCACGCTCGTCTTTACTGCGTCGTGCACCGTTTATCATTGGCATGACAGTACTCTATTTTGTATTGCGTCAATTGGATCACAACTTTGTTTTTAATCCAGTGAATGCGGATATCTTTTTACTCCTCATAATCGTCGCATTTGTTACGTCTATTTTCGCCCTAAGTCTTGTTGTTCAAACGAAACAAGAAGAACTTCATAAAAAACAGTTGTACCGTTTGTTCAAACGAACAAATGATGTGCTTGATTTCCTCAGCGTGATTCCCACATTGATGGTTTTATTCACGTTAGCAAATATGTTTTTTATATCGTTTTCGCCAATTAGTGGGTCCAGTATGGAACCGAATTATCACGACAATGAAGCCGTTATATTCACGCATTTTAACGTCTCGTATGAACGCTATGATGTGGTGATACTGTATGTCGAAGAATACCAAGATCCCTACTTAATCAAACGGATTATCGGACTTCCTGGTGAGACGGTGTTGATTGATAATAATGAGGTCTATATCGATGGTGAATTACTACCACAAACATTTATTGACCAAGATACGGTAAAAACGTATTGTTACAACAGTGATGACATTGATACTTGTGAGTTTACAGTGACGGACAATTCGTACTTTGTCCTTGGCGATAATCGTGATGGAAAAGCAGTTGTTGGTGAAATTAGTGGGTACTCTCGAGATTCTCGTGAGTTTGGTGTGGTTCCCTATGAGGATTTGTTTGGGAAAGTGATTTTATCGTTTAAAGATTACAATCTCCTCAACTAG
- the ylqF gene encoding ribosome biogenesis GTPase YlqF, translating to MKQIQWYPGHMAKTKREIKEKVKLVDVVLELVDARIPFSSQNPSVGDMIGSTPRVILFNKADLADTAELQKWIEMYQDQGIPSLRIDAAKNRGVHQILPLIKSLLQDVIEKEKQRGRKERPLRTMILGIPNVGKSTLINTLAGKKKLVVSDRPGVTRQTQYIRVGTDFELLDTPGILWPKFDDEEIAVKLALTGAIKDQILPKDDVTIAGFRYLNRYYKGRLEERYDVDVDIDNIVQLFDDIGLKRGCLLPGREIDYDRVCDIVLHDLRHGRLGKITLDRVEELVSV from the coding sequence ATGAAACAAATACAATGGTATCCCGGCCATATGGCAAAAACAAAACGGGAAATCAAGGAAAAAGTAAAATTGGTGGATGTTGTGCTCGAGTTAGTTGATGCACGAATCCCTTTTTCGTCGCAGAATCCAAGCGTTGGTGACATGATTGGTTCAACACCACGAGTAATCCTCTTTAACAAGGCGGATTTAGCGGATACTGCAGAACTGCAAAAGTGGATAGAAATGTATCAGGATCAAGGGATTCCTTCCCTCAGGATTGATGCTGCGAAGAATCGCGGAGTTCATCAAATCCTACCGCTTATAAAATCCTTGCTACAAGATGTGATTGAAAAAGAGAAACAACGAGGACGTAAAGAACGACCACTGCGAACGATGATATTGGGTATTCCCAATGTAGGTAAATCGACATTGATTAATACCCTTGCTGGTAAGAAAAAACTGGTTGTTAGTGATCGGCCTGGTGTCACGAGACAAACACAATATATACGTGTTGGTACGGATTTTGAATTATTGGATACACCGGGAATACTATGGCCCAAATTTGATGACGAAGAGATCGCCGTTAAACTGGCTTTAACCGGTGCGATCAAGGATCAAATCTTACCCAAGGATGATGTGACTATTGCCGGATTTAGGTATCTGAATCGCTACTACAAAGGTCGGTTGGAAGAACGGTACGATGTGGATGTCGATATCGATAATATCGTCCAGTTATTTGATGATATCGGTCTGAAACGAGGGTGTTTGTTACCAGGTCGTGAGATTGATTATGATCGAGTCTGTGACATTGTTTTACATGACCTTCGTCATGGACGCTTGGGTAAAATTACGTTGGACCGGGTGGAAGAACTTGTATCAGTATGA
- a CDS encoding ribonuclease HII, producing the protein MYQYETVYLDQGYQFIAGCDEVGRGPLAGPVVAAAVILNPRDHIEGLNDSKKLSEAKRNALALAIKSRALSYAVAYVTPEEIDEINIYQASRKAMLMALDTLSIAPDVVLSDAMPLPSLSIRVESIIKGDSKSATIAAASILAKVERDQYMVDMSNVYPNYGFERHKGYPTKQHLKALTTYGVTPIHRKTYKPVRDILEQQMQLNL; encoded by the coding sequence TTGTATCAGTATGAAACCGTGTATCTCGACCAAGGATATCAGTTCATTGCCGGATGTGATGAAGTTGGACGGGGACCACTTGCTGGACCGGTGGTAGCTGCCGCAGTGATCTTAAATCCTCGGGATCATATTGAGGGACTAAATGATTCGAAAAAATTATCAGAAGCGAAACGAAATGCATTAGCTCTTGCAATAAAATCACGGGCATTGTCATACGCTGTTGCGTATGTAACACCAGAGGAAATTGACGAAATCAACATCTATCAAGCCTCCCGGAAAGCGATGTTGATGGCACTGGATACCTTATCGATTGCCCCAGATGTTGTCCTGTCCGATGCGATGCCGTTACCTTCATTATCCATCCGTGTTGAATCGATCATCAAAGGGGATAGTAAAAGTGCCACCATTGCTGCCGCAAGTATTTTGGCTAAAGTTGAACGCGATCAATACATGGTAGACATGAGTAATGTATATCCCAATTACGGATTCGAGCGACATAAAGGATATCCAACCAAGCAACATCTCAAAGCGTTAACAACATACGGAGTTACGCCGATTCATCGGAAAACCTATAAACCGGTTCGAGATATTTTAGAACAACAAATGCAATTGAATTTATAA
- a CDS encoding ABC transporter ATP-binding protein has protein sequence MFKTFAGYYRNHMFLFVGDTIAALAMSGINLFFPDVLGRFVDDFIVNKDISTMYLYGIILAILYIIRMGCNYFVNYYGHVMGTRIERDMRIDLFEKIQTLDSDYFDDHKTGSIMTHIVGHLRDISEMAHHTPENVIVSTIMLIGSFIILFKIHVFFTIVIFVLLLLLILFSAYRRDKMMNASRKTRATHEEINSEVENSIGGIRLTKAFTNEDFEIKKFQRVTHLYQESFGEFYKQMGIFSSGTNVIIDLLYVVVLVYGGILVSQGEITLGDYTRFFFYLTFLIQPIRTLISTIEQVQKGWSGYEKFYHILNIQPKITSPKNPLYLDQPEGTIEFRNVTFQYESSRSDVLHNFNVTIQPGKKVALVGETGVGKSTISKLIPRFYDVNEGEIFVDGHNVKDYDIYSLRSHIGHVQQDVYIFYGSIQDNILYGNPTATYDDVIEAAKKANIHDFIMTLDDGYKTLVGERGVKLSGGQKQRVSIARVFLKNPPILILDEATSSLDNITEKMIQRALDNLSVGRTTLVIAHRLSTISNADEILVLTEDGVKERGTHKELIANNGYYAQLYRASIEI, from the coding sequence ATGTTTAAAACATTCGCAGGCTATTATCGCAATCATATGTTTCTATTCGTTGGCGATACCATTGCCGCATTGGCAATGAGTGGAATCAACTTGTTTTTCCCCGATGTTTTAGGCCGCTTTGTCGATGATTTCATCGTCAACAAGGACATCTCCACCATGTATCTCTACGGTATCATTCTTGCGATTTTATACATCATTCGCATGGGTTGTAACTATTTCGTCAATTATTACGGTCATGTCATGGGTACCCGAATTGAACGAGACATGCGCATCGATTTGTTTGAAAAGATTCAAACCTTAGATTCCGACTATTTCGACGATCACAAAACCGGAAGCATTATGACCCATATCGTCGGTCATTTACGCGATATCTCGGAAATGGCCCACCATACACCGGAAAACGTCATTGTATCTACCATTATGTTGATTGGTAGTTTTATTATTTTATTCAAAATCCACGTGTTCTTCACGATTGTTATTTTTGTATTATTGCTGTTATTAATTTTGTTCAGCGCCTACCGCCGTGACAAAATGATGAACGCTTCCCGTAAGACACGGGCTACCCATGAAGAAATCAATAGTGAAGTCGAGAATTCCATTGGTGGCATTCGTTTAACCAAAGCCTTCACAAACGAAGACTTCGAAATCAAAAAATTCCAACGTGTAACGCACTTATATCAGGAATCTTTCGGTGAATTCTATAAGCAAATGGGTATCTTCAGTAGTGGAACAAACGTCATTATTGATCTTCTCTATGTCGTGGTATTGGTCTATGGAGGAATCCTCGTAAGTCAAGGTGAAATCACCTTGGGTGACTACACCCGGTTCTTCTTCTACTTAACATTCTTAATTCAACCAATACGAACCTTAATTTCCACCATCGAGCAAGTTCAAAAAGGCTGGAGTGGATACGAGAAATTCTATCACATCTTAAACATCCAACCAAAAATTACATCTCCCAAAAACCCACTCTATCTCGATCAACCAGAAGGAACCATCGAGTTTCGCAATGTAACCTTCCAATACGAAAGTTCACGAAGTGATGTCTTGCACAATTTTAACGTCACGATTCAACCCGGTAAAAAAGTCGCCCTCGTTGGGGAAACTGGCGTCGGGAAAAGCACCATATCAAAATTAATCCCACGCTTTTATGACGTCAACGAAGGTGAAATTTTCGTCGACGGACACAACGTCAAAGACTATGACATATACTCATTGCGTTCACATATCGGTCACGTACAACAAGATGTCTACATTTTCTACGGATCTATCCAAGACAACATCCTATATGGAAATCCAACAGCCACCTATGACGACGTCATCGAAGCCGCCAAAAAAGCAAACATCCATGACTTCATCATGACCCTTGATGACGGCTATAAAACCTTGGTCGGCGAACGCGGTGTCAAATTATCTGGTGGTCAAAAACAACGCGTCAGTATTGCCCGTGTATTTCTCAAGAACCCACCGATTCTTATTCTCGATGAAGCAACAAGTAGCTTGGATAATATCACTGAAAAAATGATTCAACGAGCGCTTGACAATCTCTCAGTCGGACGCACGACATTGGTGATTGCCCACCGATTATCCACCATTTCCAATGCCGATGAAATCCTCGTCTTGACCGAAGACGGTGTCAAGGAACGCGGTACCCATAAAGAGCTGATTGCCAATAATGGCTACTATGCGCAACTATATCGCGCATCGATTGAAATCTAA
- the rpiB gene encoding ribose 5-phosphate isomerase B, with translation MKIAVGADHGGFALKEEIKAFLINEGHDVTDMGTHSFTSTDYNDHAIKVAEGVRDHTFERGILVCGTGVGMSIMANKVQGVRAALVHDVFTAKATRLHNDSNVLTMGGRVVGPGLALEIVKVWVDTAFSHEERHERRVQKIDQY, from the coding sequence ATGAAAATAGCAGTTGGTGCGGATCATGGAGGATTTGCTCTCAAAGAGGAAATTAAAGCATTTTTAATCAATGAAGGTCATGACGTTACCGACATGGGCACCCATTCATTTACTAGTACCGATTATAACGACCACGCGATTAAAGTAGCCGAAGGGGTTCGGGATCATACCTTTGAACGTGGTATTTTAGTATGTGGTACCGGTGTTGGTATGAGTATTATGGCGAACAAAGTACAAGGCGTTCGTGCCGCACTTGTTCATGATGTATTCACCGCTAAGGCGACGAGACTGCATAACGATTCGAATGTATTAACCATGGGTGGTCGAGTGGTAGGACCAGGACTGGCACTAGAGATTGTAAAGGTATGGGTTGATACAGCGTTTTCACATGAAGAACGACACGAACGACGTGTTCAAAAAATAGATCAATACTAG
- the upp gene encoding uracil phosphoribosyltransferase translates to MAKVTILNHPLIDHKMTIIRDKNTNTKSFRENVNEIGGLITYEITRDLPTKEVEVETPITKTITRQLAKDVIIVPILRAGLGMVDGIQMIIPTAKVGHVGMYRDEETLEPHEYYAKFPNEIVDGTVLVVDPMLATGGSASAAITAVKKRGAKDIRYVGLVGCPEGVERLNADHPDVDIYLAAMDEKLNDVGYIVPGLGDCGDRLFGTK, encoded by the coding sequence ATGGCAAAAGTAACCATTCTAAATCATCCGTTGATTGATCACAAGATGACAATCATTCGGGACAAAAACACCAATACCAAAAGTTTCCGGGAAAACGTAAATGAAATTGGAGGGTTGATCACTTATGAAATTACCCGTGATTTACCAACCAAAGAAGTGGAAGTGGAAACCCCGATTACAAAAACGATAACCCGTCAGTTGGCAAAAGATGTTATCATCGTTCCGATTTTACGTGCTGGACTAGGTATGGTCGATGGAATCCAAATGATTATTCCCACCGCCAAAGTGGGGCATGTGGGAATGTATCGCGATGAAGAGACATTGGAACCGCATGAATATTATGCGAAGTTTCCCAATGAAATCGTGGATGGGACGGTCTTGGTTGTCGATCCGATGTTAGCGACTGGGGGTAGTGCGAGTGCTGCGATAACAGCAGTGAAAAAACGTGGTGCCAAAGACATTCGTTATGTTGGTTTAGTCGGATGTCCCGAAGGTGTGGAACGATTGAATGCCGATCATCCGGATGTGGATATTTATTTAGCTGCGATGGATGAGAAGTTAAATGACGTTGGTTATATAGTGCCAGGGTTAGGAGATTGTGGCGATCGTTTATTTGGAACCAAATAA
- a CDS encoding AtpZ/AtpI family protein, whose amino-acid sequence MDEHNNNKQWNVLALVSGFVFETLVIIGLGYLVGYYLDLWLNTGFVFTVVLMIVAVFYSIYHLITVVNKQGDEDERQ is encoded by the coding sequence ATGGACGAACACAATAATAATAAGCAATGGAATGTACTGGCGCTTGTCAGTGGATTTGTCTTTGAAACATTAGTGATCATTGGTCTTGGGTATCTCGTTGGATATTATTTGGATCTATGGCTCAATACAGGATTTGTGTTTACGGTAGTATTGATGATTGTTGCAGTGTTTTACTCGATTTATCATTTGATTACTGTCGTAAACAAACAAGGTGATGAGGATGAACGACAATAG
- a CDS encoding ATP synthase subunit I: MNDNSNAFIKAFPITWVVTGVVAVLLYFVVSDMWAYSFVLGSATSLMMMSMMYKTTKKILDEQAKDASKRVVRNYIFRYLFYAIILVAVGLSDTLIIVATAIGLLTFKVSIYIALFLEKRGGTE, encoded by the coding sequence ATGAACGACAATAGTAATGCATTCATCAAAGCCTTTCCAATTACGTGGGTCGTAACTGGAGTTGTAGCGGTTTTGTTGTATTTTGTGGTCTCTGATATGTGGGCGTATTCCTTTGTCCTTGGAAGCGCGACATCGTTAATGATGATGAGTATGATGTATAAGACGACCAAAAAGATTTTAGATGAGCAAGCGAAGGATGCTTCAAAGCGGGTGGTTCGCAATTATATCTTTCGCTACCTTTTTTATGCCATTATTCTCGTTGCTGTTGGATTATCCGATACCTTGATTATCGTGGCAACGGCGATTGGATTGTTGACGTTTAAAGTGAGTATATATATCGCATTATTCTTAGAGAAACGAGGTGGGACAGAGTGA
- a CDS encoding F0F1 ATP synthase subunit A — MIDFYVNLAPGVKSSLIITTVLIIALSLIGLRVKKLQATDVPHGITLIAVMFVEMVNDMVKNVFHKNWKPYAPLTMTILIFLLFANTVSLFGLTAPLSNIMVALSFSVFAFGSIQLVGYTVTNPFKRAKSMLNPLNLIGEISTPLAMGLRLFGNLLSGSIIGLIIFRGSYELAMFIFDAIDILILNGIGFAIFQTIGLGVGAFIHAVFDVFFGAIQAYVYFMLFTIFMSLAVEE; from the coding sequence GTGATTGATTTTTATGTAAATTTAGCACCTGGAGTGAAATCTTCATTGATCATAACAACGGTACTGATCATTGCTTTGTCTTTGATTGGTTTACGGGTTAAAAAATTACAGGCAACAGATGTTCCCCATGGGATTACGTTGATTGCCGTCATGTTTGTTGAAATGGTAAATGACATGGTTAAAAATGTGTTTCATAAGAACTGGAAACCGTATGCTCCATTAACGATGACGATTCTCATATTCTTGTTGTTTGCCAATACCGTTAGTTTATTTGGACTGACTGCCCCTTTGTCGAATATTATGGTGGCCTTGTCGTTTAGTGTCTTTGCGTTTGGTAGTATTCAGCTGGTTGGATATACGGTAACCAATCCCTTTAAACGAGCAAAGAGTATGCTCAATCCATTAAATTTGATTGGTGAGATATCAACCCCACTGGCGATGGGACTTCGTTTGTTTGGGAACCTACTCAGTGGTAGTATTATCGGATTAATTATCTTCCGCGGTAGTTATGAACTGGCGATGTTTATCTTTGATGCGATTGATATTTTAATTTTGAACGGAATTGGATTTGCCATATTCCAAACGATTGGTTTGGGTGTTGGAGCCTTCATTCACGCTGTGTTTGATGTGTTCTTTGGAGCGATTCAAGCCTATGTGTATTTCATGCTATTCACCATCTTTATGAGTTTAGCAGTAGAGGAGTAA
- the atpE gene encoding ATP synthase F0 subunit C: MEVVFNEFFANGMAFIGAGIAVLTGFGPGIGQGYAAGKAVEALGRQPEAASRIQSLMITGQAIAETTGLYGLIVAILLIFVA; this comes from the coding sequence ATGGAAGTAGTATTTAATGAATTTTTCGCAAATGGAATGGCATTCATTGGTGCTGGTATTGCAGTATTAACTGGATTTGGTCCTGGTATTGGACAAGGGTATGCTGCAGGGAAAGCTGTAGAAGCACTTGGTCGTCAACCTGAAGCAGCTAGTCGGATTCAATCATTGATGATTACCGGACAAGCGATTGCGGAAACCACTGGTCTATACGGACTAATCGTTGCAATATTATTAATTTTTGTTGCATAG
- the atpF gene encoding F0F1 ATP synthase subunit B translates to MENVAQAIEEFVNSSLGVNPIEMVIQIASTIVLFLVVKFFFWNHVTDFLEKRKEAMNEEFTKAKTASDEAAKLKEQADAELHEIRQSAKGIYDEAKERGEQERKTIVSTAKQEAERLLENAQEEIENEVERARTDINNEIVSVATLMAEKIIEKELDPKKHKDILQHVTKEVSN, encoded by the coding sequence ATGGAGAATGTTGCTCAAGCGATAGAGGAGTTTGTAAACAGTTCCCTGGGGGTAAACCCCATCGAAATGGTGATACAGATTGCCTCAACCATCGTCCTCTTTTTGGTGGTTAAATTCTTCTTTTGGAATCACGTTACGGATTTCTTAGAGAAACGTAAAGAAGCGATGAATGAAGAGTTTACGAAAGCGAAAACCGCAAGTGATGAAGCCGCAAAGTTAAAAGAACAAGCGGATGCTGAGTTGCATGAAATTCGTCAAAGTGCCAAAGGCATTTATGACGAAGCCAAAGAACGCGGAGAACAAGAGCGTAAAACGATTGTTTCGACAGCGAAACAAGAAGCCGAACGCTTGCTTGAAAATGCCCAAGAAGAAATCGAAAATGAGGTCGAACGCGCACGAACCGATATCAATAATGAAATCGTTAGTGTTGCAACGTTGATGGCTGAGAAAATCATTGAAAAAGAGTTGGATCCAAAGAAACATAAAGATATACTACAACACGTAACCAAAGAGGTTTCAAATTAA
- the atpH gene encoding ATP synthase F1 subunit delta — MSYVAFQYAEALFSLALESKQLDSLQEVYDGFLEAQDSDIHIFLNHPKIKKSEKKEVLKNAIEHPLFIHFLYVLIDNNRVDLLDDVYRELQTIINNQHKVMYATVYSRVALTKTELENLQTSIGKKHQRTVTLENVVDPSIIGGVRIEYEGHVLDQTINNYLHSLQNDLSK; from the coding sequence ATGAGTTACGTGGCTTTTCAGTATGCAGAAGCACTGTTTTCTTTGGCATTGGAATCGAAACAACTCGATTCGTTACAAGAGGTCTATGACGGATTTTTAGAAGCTCAAGATTCGGATATTCACATCTTTTTGAATCATCCAAAGATTAAGAAAAGTGAGAAAAAAGAGGTTCTAAAGAATGCGATTGAACATCCCTTGTTCATCCATTTCCTATACGTCTTGATCGACAACAACCGTGTCGATTTACTGGACGATGTGTATCGCGAATTACAAACGATTATTAACAATCAACATAAGGTAATGTATGCGACGGTGTATTCCAGAGTAGCATTAACCAAAACCGAGTTGGAAAACTTACAAACCAGCATCGGTAAAAAGCATCAACGAACCGTTACGTTAGAGAATGTTGTCGATCCATCGATCATCGGTGGGGTTCGGATTGAGTATGAAGGACATGTCCTTGATCAAACGATTAACAATTACCTGCATTCTTTACAAAACGATTTATCGAAATAA
- the atpA gene encoding F0F1 ATP synthase subunit alpha translates to MSKINPVEISSLIKEQIKKYEKQTKTENVGTVITVGDGIALVHGLDKAMSGELLEFPNDVFGMVLNLETDHVGAILLDESTEIKEGDTVKTTGRILEVPVGKDMIGRVINPLGLPLDGRGPIASKKTRPLEQKATGVMSRKSVNEPLQTGLKVLDALVPIGRGQRELIIGDRQTGKTSITIDTIINQKGKDVICIYVAIGQKESTVANVYETLKQHGAMDYSIIVNASASQPSPLLYLAPYAGVTIGEEFMFDGKDVLVVYDDLTKHAIAYRELSLLLRRPPGREAFPGDVFYLHSRLLERAAKLNDDLGGGSITALPIIETQAGDISAYIPTNVISITDGQIFLQSDLFHSGVRPAINAGLSVSRVGGSAQIKAIKKVSGTLRLDLAAYRELEAFTQFGSDLDDATKARLERGKRTVEILKQGLHKTMDVELQVISIFSLINGFLDDVKVEDILRFEAELHDYFKRDKQGDALLDEIRTSKGLPDTEQLKDVITRFKKVFV, encoded by the coding sequence ATGAGTAAAATCAACCCGGTTGAGATTAGTTCCTTAATCAAGGAGCAAATCAAGAAATATGAAAAACAAACCAAAACCGAAAACGTCGGAACGGTTATTACTGTTGGGGACGGAATTGCCTTAGTTCATGGCTTGGATAAAGCGATGAGTGGAGAACTCCTAGAGTTCCCGAATGACGTGTTTGGTATGGTGTTGAACTTGGAGACCGATCATGTCGGTGCCATTTTGCTTGATGAGAGTACCGAAATTAAAGAAGGCGACACGGTAAAAACAACCGGTCGTATTTTAGAGGTTCCGGTTGGAAAAGATATGATTGGACGCGTCATCAATCCGCTCGGATTACCCTTGGATGGACGTGGGCCAATTGCGAGCAAAAAAACGAGACCGTTGGAGCAAAAAGCAACGGGTGTAATGAGTCGTAAAAGCGTGAATGAACCATTACAAACCGGTCTTAAAGTATTAGATGCATTGGTTCCGATTGGACGGGGACAACGCGAATTGATCATTGGTGATCGCCAAACCGGTAAAACATCGATTACGATCGATACCATCATCAACCAAAAAGGAAAAGATGTTATTTGTATCTACGTTGCCATCGGTCAGAAAGAGAGTACCGTTGCCAATGTATATGAAACATTAAAACAACATGGAGCAATGGATTATTCGATTATCGTAAATGCCAGTGCTTCACAACCGTCACCATTACTCTATCTTGCTCCGTACGCGGGTGTTACCATTGGGGAAGAGTTTATGTTTGATGGAAAAGATGTTCTTGTTGTATACGATGATTTAACAAAGCATGCAATTGCGTATCGTGAGTTGTCGTTATTACTTCGTCGTCCCCCAGGACGTGAAGCATTCCCTGGAGATGTATTCTACTTGCACAGTAGATTATTAGAACGGGCTGCGAAATTGAACGATGACCTTGGTGGCGGAAGCATTACTGCGTTACCAATCATCGAAACCCAAGCTGGTGACATTAGTGCCTATATTCCAACCAATGTCATCAGTATTACCGATGGCCAAATTTTCTTACAAAGCGATTTGTTCCACAGTGGTGTCCGACCAGCAATCAACGCTGGATTATCGGTTAGCCGAGTTGGAGGAAGTGCGCAAATTAAGGCGATTAAAAAAGTATCTGGTACACTGCGTCTCGATCTTGCTGCGTATCGTGAACTAGAAGCATTTACCCAATTTGGTAGTGACTTAGATGACGCGACGAAAGCACGATTAGAACGAGGAAAACGTACCGTTGAAATCCTCAAACAAGGATTGCATAAAACGATGGACGTTGAACTCCAAGTCATTAGTATCTTTAGCCTAATCAACGGGTTCTTAGATGACGTGAAAGTCGAAGACATTTTACGATTTGAAGCAGAGTTGCACGATTATTTTAAACGTGATAAACAAGGAGATGCCCTCCTTGATGAAATTCGGACATCCAAAGGATTACCGGACACAGAACAACTGAAAGACGTTATTACAAGGTTCAAAAAAGTATTTGTATAA
- the atpG gene encoding ATP synthase F1 subunit gamma has protein sequence MATMREIRSRINATKKTAQITKAMHMVSASKLKKAERAIKDFRPLMHRLRQMIDNLLEQDDVSHPMLVERDIDKVCYIIVSSDRGLAGPYNSSIFKAFDAYVKENHTSADEFVVAPIGYKAMSHAKRMNYPLLNDHAIHVRDDVQFIDFKEVSTNFMKSFLRGEIDKIVVFYNHFINTISQQVEEYQLLPIVNGYHQEDEEELPEIALIYNYEPSPKAIINHVLPMYVENMLYGIILDGKASEHAARMTAMKSATDNAEDIIKTLQLHYNRARQAAITMELTDIIGGANAVN, from the coding sequence ATGGCAACAATGAGAGAAATAAGATCCCGTATTAATGCGACCAAGAAAACCGCACAAATTACGAAAGCGATGCACATGGTATCGGCATCGAAACTCAAAAAAGCGGAGAGAGCAATTAAGGATTTTCGTCCATTAATGCATCGTCTCCGACAAATGATTGATAACCTACTGGAACAAGACGATGTCAGCCACCCAATGTTGGTGGAGAGAGACATCGACAAAGTATGTTACATCATTGTTTCATCCGATCGTGGTCTCGCGGGACCTTATAATTCAAGTATCTTTAAAGCATTTGATGCCTATGTAAAAGAGAATCATACTTCAGCAGATGAATTTGTTGTGGCACCGATTGGTTACAAAGCCATGAGTCATGCGAAACGAATGAACTACCCATTGTTGAACGATCATGCCATTCATGTTCGTGATGATGTCCAGTTCATTGATTTCAAAGAGGTCTCAACCAATTTCATGAAGTCTTTTTTACGAGGCGAAATTGATAAAATCGTCGTCTTCTACAATCACTTTATCAACACGATTTCACAGCAAGTCGAGGAGTATCAACTACTACCGATTGTAAATGGTTATCATCAAGAAGACGAAGAGGAATTACCGGAGATTGCGCTCATTTATAACTATGAACCCAGTCCCAAAGCAATCATAAATCATGTACTACCGATGTATGTTGAAAATATGCTTTATGGAATCATTTTGGATGGTAAAGCTAGTGAACATGCAGCGCGGATGACCGCGATGAAAAGCGCAACGGACAATGCGGAGGATATTATTAAGACCTTGCAGTTGCATTACAATCGTGCACGTCAAGCCGCAATTACTATGGA